The window GGGGCGCTTTGGCGATCGCAACCGCAAAATTGAAGACCTGATCCTGATGTACACCCGGGATTTCGACAAAGCCGCCGATACGGTCGCCACCGGGACGCTACTCACCCAAAACCAGGACAATAAATCCACCCCGACCCCGTCTGATGTGGTACTGATTCGCGAGCCCGGCTACGCACTCACGGCAACCACCGGCATCGCCGGTGACGAGTATTTCAGTTTGCAACCGGATGAAGACGGCTTTATGCGCAGCGCACCGGCATTGATTGATATGGCACAGCCCGACTCCTGGACGGACACCGATAAACTCGCCATCAGCCGGTTATTATTGCTTAAATAGCCTGCCCTTCAGCGAGCCAACACGCCGCGCGTACCTTTCGGTGCCGCGCCAAGGTGCCGCTCTATATGGCGCCATAATCTACCATATATTTCCATTTGTTCTCACCCCAACGAAAGTCTTAGCCTAAAACCAAAATTGTTTTTTCCCGCCGCCAAACTATCGCAATTTTGTCCATAGGGGACACACGCGACAATTGCTAGCATCGTCCTTACTCACAGAAACAGGAGCAGCACCCGAGGGTCCTCACTGACACCCCACTCATGGACAGAGACAAGCAATCCGCAAGAGGTTGCATTAATACCTGTGAGTCATTCACGCCAACACTGAGGACACAACAATGAAACCATTACTTCGCACATGCACTATTCTCGTTGGCCTTGCCGTGTCGCTTTGCATCACCGCGCAACCGGCACACGCCGACTCCGCCAAAATCTGCAATCGCACGCCTTTCCCGATTTTTGTTGCCTATGTTCATTTCAGCCAGGATTCGGCCAAATGGGAGAAACAAGGCTGGTACCGCACTCTGCCCGGAGACTGCACCACCACGCGCGCCAGCAATGCCGACTTTTACTACTACTTCGCCGAAGCGGACACTAACGACATTGTTGCCAAGAATCTAAACAAAACCAGTAGTTACTGGGGCGGCGGGAAAGAAGAAAACGCATTGAGCTTCTGCGTTACCCATAAAGCATTCACAAAATTTACCGACGACTGTACCGACATGCCACGCACGGTGACATTTGCGCGCCGCGACATGGGAGGAACCCAGGAACTGACCTGCAGCAATTGCGGGCTTACCATCGCCACACTGGAGCAGGCGGGCATTGCCTATCGCCGTCTGCAGGGACAGATCCGCTACGGTAAATCCCTGTCCGACGATCCCAAAGGAACGCCGTTTCGGATTGGGGTGGAAGCCGAGGGCGACGCCCACGGCCCGTTTATCACCAAGGTCTATTCCGGGCTGCCTGCGGAACATCTGCTGCAACCAGGTGACCGCATCATGATGCTCGACAATCACCGGGTTACCAATCTCTACGATATGGTGTTTTTACTGCAGGAATTTGGCTATCGCGCCGACCCGCGCAAACGCCATATCACCATCGGATTTACCCGCTACGCCCCCACGCCGACCTATTACGAAGCCGAGTTGCCCGTGCTTTATTACCGCGCGCTGGACGACAACATCTCTATTTCTGAAGGCGACGCCGCCGCGCTGGCGCTAGTGGACGGCGCAGTGTTTAACACCTCGCCTTATCTACGTTGCATAGGTTCGTTTATTTATAACGAATACAACGAAATTCCCAAGCACCAGCGCGAAAAAAATTGCGTCGCCAAGCGCTTGGCGGAGCGCGCCCGCGCCGCAGAACTGCACGACAGTATGGCGATTTACGATTTTGTCGGCAGCCTTACCAGCCCGCGCCTCATTTTTAAGCTGGGCGGTAAAGCCGTAGCCCGCAGTGCGGTGCGCCGCGCGATGTTTGCGATGGCCGATGAGGCGGTACAAGGGGCGATCAGCGAAGTTGGCTGGGCGGGCGGAATACGTCAAGTACGCGCGCCGGAACTTGTTAAAACCATGTCGATTGGCGCCGTCGCAGGCGGCGTGATTGGCTTTATTGCACGTTAACCGAGGAACAGTACGATGAAAAAACTACTCAGTATCACCCTGTGTACCGGCTTGATCGTTGGTGCCAGTCACGCGCAGGCAACACCGCGCACCAATTTGACCGATACCTTTAACCGGGCCGCCAACGGCCTGTCGAAATCGGATGTGGAGCGGGTGGACTTCAATAATCTTAAACCCAAAGGGTGGGACAGCCCGTCGTTTACTCGCGCCGCCGACGATCTCCACAACGCGGTGCGCAAGTACAACATCACCTCACCCGTTAATCCACACACCCCCACCAACTACCCACCGGCGCCAACTCTGTAGCCGCCAACGTAGCCGCCAACCGCAGGGATGCGGTAACCCCGACTTTTGGTATGGAAATTGAAAATCCGCGTTGTAGAACAGCTTCCCACGATTCATACCAACGGTAGATAAACGCGGACTCCCTATGACAAACGCAAGTGCTTCCTGGGACGATATGCTCTGGGTAATCTGGAACGGCACCCTCGGTATTTTGGACACAGTCGCCATCGGCCTGATCGAAGGTAGTGGCGCCAGCCGCCTTGCCTGGCTGGACGAACCCTATGATATGGTGGGCCCTTTCAGCCTGCACGAACTGGAACGCTGTGGCCAAATTGACTTTGCCGCCTGCACCGTGATGTCCCGCGAGTTCTGGCAACGCAACCAACAGCAACTGCGTCGCGACGGTCTGCGAGCCCGCGCCGCAGCGCAAGCGCGCATGCAGGCAGAGTTCGAACGCCTTTTTGAACAGCGTCAGTTCCATCATCAACAAACCCGCAGAGATACGCGAGCACAGCCGGAAAGTCACTATCGTCGCCTGTTGGCACTACCGGAGTCAGGGAGCCTGACGACCCATATTATTAAAGGCGCCTACCGCAAACTGGCGCAAAAAGCTCACCCCGATCAAGGCGGCGACCAGGAGACATTTATTGCGCTCACCGAGGCCCGCGATCTGTTGCTGGCCAGCATCGCCTAACACCGAGATCACACAGCCAGCAGCGGTCGGGAGCTGTTGCCAACCCCACAAGCGGAACAAATTGTTGTCTGGCTAACACAATGGCTGCGCTATGAACGTTGCGTAAAACGCGTTTGAGCGGAAGACAGGCGCTCTCACAGCACAAAAAAATGGCGTTGGGTAAGCAATTACACAACGCCGTCGCGAGTTTTATTAACTTGGCAATGTAAATCCTTGAAGTATCAGAAAATTCACACATTCTCGTCAGTATTTCAAGGATGCGCGATTAAATAGATAGGAGCATCTATTTAATCGCCGGGTTAATAGAACGCGCTGTTAAGCCGCGCTTAAGGGTGCGACATAACCAGG of the Teredinibacter turnerae T7901 genome contains:
- a CDS encoding DUF1036 domain-containing protein → MKPLLRTCTILVGLAVSLCITAQPAHADSAKICNRTPFPIFVAYVHFSQDSAKWEKQGWYRTLPGDCTTTRASNADFYYYFAEADTNDIVAKNLNKTSSYWGGGKEENALSFCVTHKAFTKFTDDCTDMPRTVTFARRDMGGTQELTCSNCGLTIATLEQAGIAYRRLQGQIRYGKSLSDDPKGTPFRIGVEAEGDAHGPFITKVYSGLPAEHLLQPGDRIMMLDNHRVTNLYDMVFLLQEFGYRADPRKRHITIGFTRYAPTPTYYEAELPVLYYRALDDNISISEGDAAALALVDGAVFNTSPYLRCIGSFIYNEYNEIPKHQREKNCVAKRLAERARAAELHDSMAIYDFVGSLTSPRLIFKLGGKAVARSAVRRAMFAMADEAVQGAISEVGWAGGIRQVRAPELVKTMSIGAVAGGVIGFIAR
- a CDS encoding molecular chaperone DnaJ translates to MTNASASWDDMLWVIWNGTLGILDTVAIGLIEGSGASRLAWLDEPYDMVGPFSLHELERCGQIDFAACTVMSREFWQRNQQQLRRDGLRARAAAQARMQAEFERLFEQRQFHHQQTRRDTRAQPESHYRRLLALPESGSLTTHIIKGAYRKLAQKAHPDQGGDQETFIALTEARDLLLASIA